From the Solanum pennellii chromosome 4, SPENNV200 genome, one window contains:
- the LOC114073836 gene encoding LOW QUALITY PROTEIN: pentatricopeptide repeat-containing protein At3g61360 (The sequence of the model RefSeq protein was modified relative to this genomic sequence to represent the inferred CDS: inserted 1 base in 1 codon) produces the protein MVVVISTKIDKFGQVLRVVGQRFLSSSLVHSVSETKDEVETIARIINDHPFPVQPLQPTLKRHVSSSILSTMFVENVIGRLFAAHANGLKAYEFFEFCLNHPEYSPTSDAFEKTLHVLARMRYFDKGWELMKKIQQLQPSLLTLKSLSIMLSRIAKYQSYEDTLEAFEKMEQHLFPGKKFGTEEFNILLRAFCSQRQMKEARSVFNKLHSRFPPDTKTMNILLLGFKESGDITAVELFYHEMVKRGFKLNSVTYSIRIDAYCKKGRFGDALKLFEEMDRVNCLPTVETITTLIHGAGIARNISKAKELFNELFKRNFQPDTGAYNALLSSLTKSRDVKSAAVLMDEMEEKNIEFDNVTYHTMLWGLIRSNDVGGVIDLYERMVDKNFLPKARTVVMLMKFFCENQRVDLGLSLWNYLMNKGHCPHCHSLEILVTGLCSRGRVEEAFECSEQMLKRGRHMSELVFQMLKRFFLQLGEEEKLQKLYQMTKRLEMILPPNGXNYWHSLGTELQVR, from the exons ATGGTGGTTGTGATATCTactaaaatagataaatttggCCAAGTTTTGCGAGTTGTTGGACAGCGCTTTTTGTCAAGCAGTTTGGTTCATTCTGTTTCAGAAACAAAAGATGAAGTTGAAACAATTGCTAGAATCATCAATGACCACCCTTTTCCTGTTCAGCCTCTGCAACCAACGCTTAAACGTCATGTCTCTTCGAGTATCCTGTCTACCATGTTTGTTGAAAATGTCATTGGTCGCCTATTTGCGGCACATGCAAATGGTCTTAAAGCATATGAGTTTTTTGAGTTCTGCCTCAACCATCCTGAGTATAGTCCAACCTCTGATGCATTTGAGAAGACACTTCACGTACTAGCAAGAATGCGATACTTTGATAAGGGTTGGGAACTAATGAAGAAAATTCAACAGCTACAACCGTCGTTGCTCACCCTTAAGTCATTGAGCATCATGCTATCAAGAATAGCAAAATACCAGTCCTATGAAGATACCCTTGAAGCATTTGAGAAGATGGAGCAGCATTTATTCCCTGGGAAGAAATTTGGCACCGAAGAGTTCAATATTCTTCTTCGAGCATTTTGCTCACAAAGGCAGATGAAAGAAGCTCGTTCAGTATTCAACAAACTCCATTCTAGGTTCCCACCTGATACCAAGACAATGAATATCTTGCTTTTGGGGTTCAAGGAATCAGGGGATATTACTGCCGTAGAGTTATTTTACCATGAGATGGTTAAAAGAGGTTTTAAGCTTAATTCTGTAACATACAGTATAAGAATTGATGCATACTGCAAGAAAGGTCGCTTTGGTGATGCTTTGAAGCTGTTTGAAGAAATGGATAGGGTAAATTGCTTGCCTACAGTAGAAACAATAACAACTTTGATTCATGGAGCAGGGATTGCTCGTAATATAAGTAAAGCTAAGGAACTCTTCAATGAACTATTCAAGAGAAATTTTCAACCAGACACTGGAGCCTATAATGCCCTTTTGAGTTCTCTTACCAAATCCAGGGATGTCAAATCTGCAGCAGTCTTAATGGATGAGATGgaagagaaaaatattgagTTCGACAATGTAACTTACCACACTATGTTGTGGGGATTGATAAGATCAAATGATGTTGGTGGTGTCATTGATCTTTACGAAAGGATGGTTGACAAAAATTTCTTGCCCAAGGCACGTACTGTTGTGATGCTGATGAAATTCTTTTGTGAAAACCAGAGAGTTGATCTGGGTTTGAGCTTATGGAATTACCTGATGAATAAAGGGCACTGTCCACACTGCCATTCTTTAGAAATTCTGGTCACAGGATTGTGCTCTCGTGGGAGAGTTGAAGAAGCATTTGAGTGCTCTGAGCAAATGTTAAAGAGGGGTAGGCACATGAGCGAGCTAGTGTTTCAGATGTTGAAGAGGTTTTTCTTACAGCTGGGAGAGGAGGAAAAGTTACAGAAGCTCTACCAAATGACAAAGAGATTAGAAATGATATTGCCTCCTAATG CAAACTATTGGCACAGCCTAGGTACAGAGCTGCAAGTAAGGTGA